From a single Flavobacteriales bacterium genomic region:
- a CDS encoding transglutaminase-like domain-containing protein: protein MANEKEINALITLIDDPDEKIYSQIRDKLLSYGPEVIPALENFWENNRYGLVFQNRIENIIHQIQFDSVRIQLENWVNEGANDLLQGVLLVNRYQYPDLDEGKIRKKLNQLKQDVWLELNDNLTSFEQVKILNHILFEVHGFDGNKKNYHAPQNSYLNNVLESGKGNPLSLSIIYILLCEQLDIPIKGVNLPNHFVLCYLDELNLLKKLGQDHPDGVMFYINPFSRGTIFNAKEIEQFLAELKIKPRPEFFQPCDNLAIVRRLITNLIYSYEKSGYPDKVEELKLLYQCVDAGEDPNGTI from the coding sequence ATGGCAAATGAAAAAGAGATAAATGCTCTGATCACCCTGATCGATGATCCCGATGAGAAAATTTATTCTCAGATTCGGGATAAATTGCTTTCGTATGGTCCGGAAGTTATTCCAGCCCTTGAAAATTTTTGGGAGAATAACCGTTATGGTCTGGTTTTTCAAAACCGGATTGAAAATATCATTCACCAGATTCAGTTCGATAGTGTTCGCATTCAACTTGAAAATTGGGTGAACGAAGGAGCTAATGATTTGCTTCAGGGTGTATTATTGGTTAACCGTTATCAATATCCGGATTTGGATGAAGGTAAAATCCGAAAAAAACTGAACCAATTAAAGCAGGATGTCTGGCTGGAATTGAACGACAACCTTACTTCGTTTGAGCAGGTAAAAATTCTCAATCATATTTTATTTGAAGTGCATGGGTTTGACGGTAACAAGAAAAATTATCATGCGCCTCAAAATTCATATTTAAACAATGTTTTAGAAAGCGGAAAAGGAAATCCATTATCGCTTTCTATTATCTATATTTTGCTTTGCGAACAACTGGATATTCCGATAAAGGGAGTTAATCTGCCGAATCATTTTGTATTGTGTTATCTGGATGAATTGAATTTGCTTAAAAAATTGGGACAAGATCACCCGGACGGGGTGATGTTTTACATTAACCCATTCAGCCGCGGTACCATTTTTAATGCGAAAGAAATTGAGCAGTTCCTTGCTGAACTAAAAATTAAACCTCGTCCGGAATTTTTCCAACCATGCGATAATCTGGCCATCGTTCGCAGACTAATTACCAACCTGATTTATTCCTATGAAAAATCCGGATATCCGGATAAAGTAGAAGAACTAAAACTGCTTTACCAATGTGTTGATGCCGGCGAAGATCCGAATGGAACGATATAA